The following is a genomic window from Neodiprion virginianus isolate iyNeoVirg1 chromosome 1, iyNeoVirg1.1, whole genome shotgun sequence.
TTGTGCTGGTtcaaaatttcgtgaaatttctCATTACTGTCGCAGAAGTACCATTGCCGCGTAACTTTATTCTCTGATCATCGCGGTGACGTTTTATAGACTTCAGCGAATCTCAGGCTGACCGAGTTTGTCGCGGGCGGTGCGAATGTGACTTGAATCGAACAATTTATTTGTGGATATATTAAACGAGTTGTGATTTTTAGGGTTGAAATAAGAAACGCTGTTTCACCAACACAGATTAGTGTCTTTTCGAACCCAGTAACAACGAAAAGCTAAACCCCGTGCAGTACGACTTTTTTCCCACTAATCATAGTTCCGAAACGTGACGTTGCGCGCtagttttttgattttcgtcGTATCGCAATAACGAGTGATTGTCTTATTTTCAGGTATTCACCGTCTTATTCGCCGGCGCCTGCGTGGCCGACGTTTCCCACGTCGTAAACCAAAAGCCCGTTATCGAAATCCTGAAGTATAACCAGGACGCACGTCCTGAAGGAGATTGGAACTTCGATTTCGAGACGCAAAACGGCATCGCCACCAAGGTGGAGAGCGACGCTGACGGGGAAATGCGGGGAGAATATCACTACGTCGACCCTAATGGCAATCCCGTCGATGTGAAATGGAAGGCTGGCCAGCACGGATTCGTTGCTCAAGGATCGTCCATCCCTGCTGTCCCAGACACCGTGGTCCGCGCCCTCAAGTACATCGAGGAACACCCCTACAAAGAGCCCGTCAGCAAGCCTTGATTTCGCCAGCCAAACAGATTTTGGCTGGATGATGTAATAATATACacgttatatatacatacgtataaaaattgataaattcgaataaattttactcTACATTTCAATCCTGTTATATTTTCttaaacgatttgaaaaagcTGCAGAATCCCGGttaattcgattttcgaatattcaaaCTTACATACGGTACACAATTCGAATCTCGTTTCTCTCAGTCGACGAAGATTTCATCCacgtttgtgaatttttccagttcgATGCAAATTAATACGACAAATAAGCTCCGAGATCTCGGTATCAGGTTCGGACTTTCAACTTTTTCGTAATATATACGGGAGATGATCGACTCTCTCGAAAGAGAGAATCGGCTTCGGAAACGCGTCCGCTAATTTGCTCGTCCAACAGGTGGTTCGATACGACGAAATTCGACGGGTGTTTAGGCTTAGTTACCGACCTCGGGTTCGCCGGAGTTAACTTGGTGAACGTCGAGATATCGACGCCGAAACTCCGTCGACAAGTTGAATTCCTCGGCGATTCGGATCCTCGGATGCTCACTGCGGAATTAACGATCGAATACGTAGCTGCTAGATGTCGATAACGAAATCGGCCATTCGGAATCTCTCCGGCCAATCGGTCGCCCGGCGATGTctcgtaaattattttactatGCCGCGGATCAAGTTCTACGACTTATTCGAGTTGATTGTCGTGAGAAATTTAAGCCGAAGGTAATCGGATCGTCTTCCTTCGAGTGCCAGAAGAAAGTCGGGTTCGTTGACTGAGAGACGATCGTGACCGTTATTACACCCGAAGTTACCTTATCGGGTGGCAACTGATGCACGCTTGAATTTATCATATTAATTTTCTACCTGCACCTGGTGCGGCAATTATGTCTTAAAGACTGCATCCTCGAGCAACGACGATAAGCGgtgcattaaattttaattgcgACACATCGCGCTGACCGATGCTCATTTTATAATGCTGAAAGATGCACTTTCGAAACTTGGTGATTTATCGAAGTGGTATCGCCGGTTCATCCTCCTCGCGATTTATGTCCCTTCGTGTCATTGGCCAAGATATGTTTCTGATAAAAATAAGGCTCtgatttttctcaacgatttGAACGACGTG
Proteins encoded in this region:
- the LOC124310539 gene encoding larval cuticle protein LCP-17-like, whose protein sequence is MNALLVFTVLFAGACVADVSHVVNQKPVIEILKYNQDARPEGDWNFDFETQNGIATKVESDADGEMRGEYHYVDPNGNPVDVKWKAGQHGFVAQGSSIPAVPDTVVRALKYIEEHPYKEPVSKP